The following are from one region of the Oryzias melastigma strain HK-1 linkage group LG22, ASM292280v2, whole genome shotgun sequence genome:
- the LOC112147335 gene encoding cdc42 effector protein 3-like → MPLRTSTNRKPSPGHISRRISKHRETLTVNMISLPLGDFRHISHIGNDTLTDSFGDLSFLKKGNSLLRHSSKSEQNLFLACVPPPKPPRLNLNLNGTEAKQSPDWSLDHRKKKCNSMPLLDGDEVDEVFKDEDCHRRNKNGLNEAHGLGLSDTSSCTDGEFTESYDGDAKDEDNCFSFSLDLGPSILDDVLQVMEKIHN, encoded by the coding sequence ATGCCACTTAGAACGTCCACGAACAGGAAACCATCCCCCGGTCATATATCCAGGAGGATCTCCAAGCATAGAGAGACGCTGACTGTTAACATGATCAGTTTGCCTCTGGGAGATTTTCGCCACATCTCCCATATTGGGAATGACACTCTGACAGACAGCTTTGGGGATTTGTCGTTTCTGAAAAAGGGAAACAGCCTCCTCCGACACAGCTCCAAGAGCGAGCAGAACCTCTTCCTCGCCTGCGTGCCGCCTCCGAAGCCCCCTCGGCTGAACCTGAATCTGAATGGGACTGAGGCTAAGCAGAGTCCTGACTGGTCTTTGGACCACAGGAAGAAGAAATGTAACTCTATGCCGCTGCTGGACGGTGACGAGGTAGACGAGGTGTTCAAGGATGAGGATTGCCATAGAAGAAATAAGAATGGGTTAAATGAGGCTCACGGGCTTGGACTAAGCGACACGAGTTCGTGTACAGATGGAGAGTTTACAGAGAGCTACGACGGCGATGCTAAAGACGAGGACAATTGCTTTTCATTCAGCCTCGACCTAGGCCCTTCAATCCTGGACGACGTTCTCCAAGTGATGGAAAAGATACACAACTAA